In a genomic window of [Empedobacter] haloabium:
- a CDS encoding alpha-2-macroglobulin, whose amino-acid sequence MVAALAALLAALLPTSAAMAQEAEAAVGSYTPFKGEPFFLLADTGFGSGEEARVRLEVPGRDMGRMNLEAYSGADIVVYRVPEPLEFLKKQRNLHRVQVVGNYQGEGLANTLRFLWDSWWKQSRLAWRRLFSPEARRAVTGEQPRLATSEAIRRPVVFANHPQYKPLKGFDMVDSFRYPIWKAKPIAPPKGVQLDGSSSEFIPTGAGNVMIPIGKRKPGLYLVEAIIGEHRATTLVFVSDTIAVTKVSSGQMLVWTARRDNGATVAGTNVVWTDGTGVLQSGATGADGVATLERGSPEHTYVLGEDRSGGVFVSENFYYDSEIYNTKIYAVTDRPLYRPGDEVAVKFLARDFKSARVSAAAAQAPVALTVLDPNGTPLLTQTLQLSPENGTETRFRLPEQAGAGGYELRFTYQGDTYGAAFRVAEYIKPHFEINVQPKQPEFKTGENVTGTIALRYADGKPVKDAALTLSLRSQQNTMVEGELRYSGLFPVELKTVELKTDSKGNVDFSLPPAAEPSRYILTVLATDGAAYRVKTTRELLIARSASSYQLKAARQFSDPGHTVHFDLVADGKAAARPVRWEMVQLEQQTKTSGAFNPAAKGWDVVFPTSGSYQLSLRDERGNLLAAASHWVAGAGVKTTPGSIEIVLDKARYRAGETAEALVTFSQPADEALVTLERDKVEQYGLLKGGAGWFKAVRVAPNQWRVRIPVTEEHGPNMTVSVATTRNGEFVFENAGLQVIEPRIALQFKADKEVYQPGDKVTLDVTATLEGKPVSTLVALGVVDEMIYVLQPEIAPDIAEFFYHPRRNNVRTTASLSFISYDMAQGRTSGVPARHNYNERGVKVLERPRRDNVDTAFWAPSLKTDASGHARVTFTMPDALTRWRITGRAMDAQGRVGQRTGYLRSDKAFYAKWTAPDWMRAGDAPRATVAVFNQSGSKQALEVTLAGAGIARTEKLDANPGVNYVSFPLAGSAGALRLEVKQNGKLVDAVDTAVQVQPATWNSPRSQALALAGAETALKLPPDARNVRVSFVQGAAGQFSRIADDLIEYPFGGVEQTASQIIPLTLATQSLGADAAGLRERLLTRLQSSRLRLVSMAGPKATFGWWGNATQGDALMTAYAYYADWYAARALQIELPAEHWDNLLAVYAETGLKDSLSRRALTLWMAQQMGLATKTLVEGLVGDSAATVLADKARPQGPGASLLLGAADDRVTQSMGVGLLALVAGQNGVPLPPALQEQVAAAWTTLRATPAPVAQALLMLAGELPATQAEAVLGAVKAEAPTFDRALTLLWVQKKLGGPAFGKAPAVALEGPWQKIDSGTGQPGWRWTDVKAAPAMLRVAGAIPAGTTAIVQYDSRAAESSTLAVTVERRILRMVRGSDGYKTELVKAGAALRSDELYLDEIRLKPAAGARHRYGLVEVALPPGATVEPTTWGMNMAGATPVPLERARHVERRDGYAVPVDPLDGEVTVRHLVRFAQKGSYVLPPARYYRAYQPDQKGFEGGGKSMRTLKVE is encoded by the coding sequence ATGGTGGCGGCGCTGGCCGCGCTGTTGGCCGCTTTGCTGCCCACCTCCGCCGCGATGGCGCAGGAGGCCGAGGCGGCCGTCGGCAGCTATACGCCGTTCAAGGGCGAGCCGTTCTTCCTGCTGGCCGACACGGGGTTCGGCAGCGGCGAAGAGGCGCGTGTGCGGCTGGAAGTGCCGGGCCGCGACATGGGCCGCATGAACCTGGAGGCGTATTCGGGCGCGGACATCGTCGTCTATCGCGTGCCCGAGCCGCTCGAGTTCCTGAAAAAGCAGCGTAACCTGCACCGCGTGCAGGTCGTGGGCAATTACCAAGGCGAAGGCCTGGCCAACACCCTGCGCTTCCTGTGGGACAGCTGGTGGAAGCAGTCGCGCCTGGCCTGGCGCCGCCTCTTCTCTCCGGAGGCGCGCCGCGCCGTCACGGGCGAGCAGCCACGCCTGGCCACCAGCGAAGCGATCCGCCGCCCCGTGGTGTTCGCCAACCACCCGCAATACAAGCCGCTCAAGGGCTTCGACATGGTGGACAGCTTCCGCTACCCGATCTGGAAGGCCAAGCCGATCGCGCCGCCGAAGGGCGTGCAGCTGGACGGCTCGAGCAGCGAATTCATTCCGACCGGCGCCGGCAACGTGATGATCCCGATCGGCAAGCGCAAGCCCGGCCTGTACCTGGTCGAAGCCATCATCGGCGAACACCGCGCCACCACGCTGGTCTTCGTCTCGGACACGATCGCCGTTACCAAGGTATCGTCCGGCCAGATGCTGGTGTGGACGGCACGGCGCGACAACGGCGCCACCGTCGCCGGTACCAACGTGGTCTGGACCGACGGCACCGGCGTGCTGCAATCCGGCGCCACCGGCGCGGACGGTGTCGCCACGCTGGAGCGCGGCAGTCCGGAGCACACCTACGTGCTGGGCGAGGATCGCAGCGGCGGCGTGTTCGTGTCCGAGAATTTTTACTATGACAGCGAGATCTACAACACCAAGATCTATGCCGTGACGGACCGGCCGCTGTACCGCCCGGGCGACGAAGTCGCCGTCAAGTTCCTGGCGCGCGATTTCAAATCCGCCCGCGTGTCGGCTGCCGCGGCGCAGGCGCCGGTCGCCCTGACGGTCCTCGACCCGAACGGCACGCCGCTCTTGACGCAGACCTTGCAGCTGTCGCCGGAAAACGGTACCGAAACGCGCTTCCGCCTGCCCGAGCAGGCCGGCGCCGGTGGCTACGAGCTGCGCTTTACGTACCAGGGCGACACCTACGGCGCCGCGTTCCGCGTGGCCGAGTACATCAAGCCGCACTTCGAGATCAACGTGCAGCCCAAGCAGCCCGAGTTCAAGACCGGCGAGAACGTCACCGGCACGATCGCGCTGCGCTATGCGGACGGCAAGCCGGTCAAGGACGCGGCGCTGACGCTCTCGCTGCGCAGCCAGCAGAACACGATGGTGGAAGGAGAGCTGCGCTACAGCGGCTTGTTCCCCGTCGAGCTGAAGACGGTCGAACTGAAAACCGACAGCAAGGGCAATGTGGACTTCTCGCTGCCGCCGGCCGCCGAGCCCTCGCGCTACATCCTGACGGTGCTGGCCACCGACGGCGCGGCCTACCGCGTGAAAACCACGCGCGAGCTGCTGATCGCCCGCTCGGCCAGCAGCTACCAGCTCAAGGCCGCACGCCAGTTCTCCGATCCGGGCCACACGGTGCACTTCGACCTGGTGGCCGACGGCAAGGCCGCGGCGCGCCCCGTACGCTGGGAGATGGTGCAGCTGGAGCAGCAGACCAAAACGTCAGGCGCGTTCAACCCGGCCGCCAAGGGCTGGGACGTGGTGTTTCCGACCTCCGGTTCCTATCAACTGAGCCTGCGCGACGAGCGCGGCAACCTGCTGGCCGCGGCCAGCCACTGGGTCGCCGGTGCCGGCGTCAAGACGACGCCGGGCAGCATCGAGATCGTGCTGGACAAGGCGCGCTACCGCGCGGGCGAGACGGCCGAGGCACTGGTCACGTTCTCGCAGCCGGCCGACGAGGCGCTCGTCACGCTGGAGCGCGACAAGGTCGAGCAGTACGGCCTGCTGAAGGGCGGCGCCGGCTGGTTCAAGGCGGTCCGCGTGGCGCCGAACCAGTGGCGCGTGCGCATTCCGGTCACCGAGGAGCATGGCCCCAACATGACGGTTTCCGTGGCCACCACGCGCAACGGCGAATTCGTGTTCGAGAACGCGGGCCTGCAGGTCATCGAGCCGCGCATTGCGCTGCAGTTCAAGGCCGACAAGGAGGTCTACCAGCCGGGCGACAAGGTCACGCTGGACGTGACGGCCACGCTGGAGGGCAAGCCCGTCTCGACCCTGGTGGCGCTGGGTGTGGTGGACGAGATGATCTACGTGCTGCAGCCGGAGATCGCACCGGACATCGCCGAGTTCTTCTATCACCCGCGCCGCAACAACGTGCGCACGACGGCCAGCCTGTCCTTCATCAGCTACGACATGGCGCAGGGTCGCACCAGCGGCGTACCGGCGCGGCACAACTACAACGAGCGCGGCGTCAAGGTGCTGGAGCGGCCGCGCCGCGACAACGTCGATACGGCGTTCTGGGCACCGTCGCTGAAGACCGATGCCAGCGGCCACGCGCGCGTGACATTTACGATGCCGGACGCGCTGACGCGCTGGCGCATCACGGGGCGCGCGATGGACGCGCAAGGCCGCGTGGGCCAGAGAACGGGTTACCTGCGCTCTGACAAGGCGTTCTATGCCAAGTGGACGGCGCCGGACTGGATGCGCGCGGGCGACGCCCCGCGCGCCACGGTGGCGGTGTTTAACCAGAGCGGCAGCAAGCAGGCGCTCGAGGTCACGCTGGCCGGTGCCGGGATCGCCAGGACGGAAAAGCTGGACGCCAACCCGGGCGTCAATTACGTGTCGTTCCCGCTGGCGGGCAGCGCCGGTGCGCTGCGCCTGGAGGTGAAACAGAACGGCAAGCTGGTTGACGCCGTCGATACGGCAGTGCAGGTGCAGCCGGCGACCTGGAACAGCCCGCGCTCGCAGGCACTGGCGCTGGCGGGTGCGGAGACGGCGTTGAAGCTGCCGCCGGATGCGCGCAATGTGCGCGTGTCGTTCGTGCAGGGCGCCGCCGGGCAATTCTCGCGCATCGCGGACGACCTGATCGAGTACCCGTTCGGCGGGGTCGAGCAGACCGCCAGCCAGATCATTCCGCTGACGCTGGCCACGCAAAGCCTGGGCGCGGACGCGGCCGGCCTGCGCGAGCGCCTGCTGACGCGCCTGCAGTCGAGCCGCCTGCGCCTGGTATCGATGGCCGGACCGAAGGCGACGTTCGGCTGGTGGGGCAACGCCACGCAGGGCGATGCGCTGATGACGGCTTATGCGTATTACGCCGACTGGTACGCGGCACGCGCGCTGCAGATCGAACTGCCGGCGGAGCACTGGGACAACCTGCTGGCCGTGTATGCCGAGACAGGCCTGAAGGACAGCCTGAGCCGGCGCGCGCTGACCTTGTGGATGGCCCAGCAGATGGGCCTGGCGACGAAGACGCTGGTCGAAGGCCTGGTCGGCGACAGCGCCGCGACGGTATTGGCCGACAAGGCCCGTCCGCAAGGGCCCGGCGCCAGCCTGCTGCTGGGCGCAGCCGACGATCGCGTGACGCAATCGATGGGCGTCGGCCTGCTGGCGCTGGTCGCTGGGCAAAACGGCGTGCCGCTGCCGCCGGCGCTGCAGGAGCAGGTGGCGGCGGCGTGGACCACGTTGCGCGCGACCCCGGCGCCAGTGGCGCAGGCGCTGCTGATGCTGGCCGGCGAGCTGCCGGCAACGCAGGCGGAAGCGGTGCTGGGTGCGGTCAAGGCGGAAGCGCCGACGTTCGACCGTGCGCTGACCTTGTTGTGGGTGCAGAAGAAGCTGGGCGGACCGGCATTCGGCAAGGCGCCTGCCGTCGCGCTGGAAGGCCCGTGGCAGAAGATCGACAGCGGTACCGGCCAGCCGGGCTGGCGCTGGACGGACGTGAAAGCGGCACCGGCAATGCTGCGGGTGGCCGGCGCGATCCCGGCCGGCACCACCGCCATTGTCCAGTATGACAGCCGTGCCGCCGAAAGCAGCACCCTGGCCGTCACGGTGGAACGCCGCATCCTGCGCATGGTGCGCGGCAGCGACGGCTACAAGACGGAACTGGTCAAGGCGGGCGCAGCGCTGCGCAGCGACGAGCTGTATCTGGACGAGATTCGCCTGAAGCCGGCCGCCGGTGCCCGTCATCGCTATGGCCTGGTGGAAGTGGCGTTGCCGCCTGGCGCCACCGTCGAGCCGACCACCTGGGGCATGAACATGGCCGGCGCGACGCCGGTGCCGCTGGAGCGGGCGCGCCATGTCGAGCGTCGCGACGGCTATGCCGTGCCGGTCGACCCGCTCGACGGCGAAGTCACCGTGCGCCACCTGGTGCGGTTCGCGCAGAAGGGCAGCTACGTGCTGCCGCCGGCACGCTACTATCGCGCCTATCAGCCGGACCAGAAGGGCTTCGAGGGCGGCGGCAAGAGCATGCGCACGCTGAAGGTGGAGTGA
- a CDS encoding DUF2300 domain-containing protein, producing the protein MPRRGIVHAALALAALAAQASAATLDVAWRQDGATRVVQLRDGGPAPRPFDGGRAVPLGSLWKLFVYVYAADTRTPLPDYRCTGRDPEEVYCCDAGQTIERDAALAQSCGLFFAPRRLMLTVPAWRDYWTKRLGTAPAGQFAWLADPARLEPGREVRLDSLLRALASVAPASRAEAESALLRVVLDGRGADTVRWFGSQLRVKTFSWHEGDGAARHRLGGAAGWLADGTPVWFAGEGASASILRQWAPRLAAALPPARPEDSGCVMVDYFARYPVRSVRGADGDVSAGALNGRYVVTFENGNSLALRSNGELQVERGSDERPRVRGRLGVNEYVARVIDREGSTRDPEAAKALAVAARSYLQQNARLVAGCQQIADSSARQRVSPNPATPEALALARWTDQLVVDGVTVRYHRDTAAADTLVWSQAVAQARQGKRFDELLAAAYPAGSLAVAGNSGTRCKRLARNEAWLAAALPRWRRQLVREAGYEAPPALPIVCELASGMPYSEQSRNRIFMRPLATREDRITLAHEYLHIGLRQHPRGQDEQYVERLARRLVDIDLETL; encoded by the coding sequence ATGCCACGCCGCGGCATCGTCCATGCCGCGCTGGCGCTGGCCGCGCTGGCGGCCCAGGCCTCGGCGGCGACGCTGGACGTCGCGTGGCGCCAGGACGGTGCCACGCGCGTGGTGCAGCTGCGCGATGGCGGGCCGGCGCCGCGGCCATTCGACGGCGGTCGCGCCGTGCCGCTGGGCAGCCTGTGGAAGCTGTTCGTCTACGTCTATGCGGCCGACACGCGCACGCCACTGCCGGACTACCGCTGCACCGGGCGCGACCCGGAGGAAGTGTATTGCTGCGACGCCGGCCAGACGATCGAGCGCGATGCCGCGCTGGCGCAGTCGTGCGGCCTGTTCTTCGCGCCGCGCCGGCTGATGCTGACCGTGCCGGCCTGGCGCGACTACTGGACGAAACGGCTGGGGACCGCGCCGGCCGGGCAGTTTGCCTGGCTGGCCGATCCGGCCCGGCTGGAACCCGGCCGCGAGGTACGCCTGGACAGCCTGCTGCGCGCGCTGGCCAGCGTGGCGCCGGCCAGTCGCGCCGAGGCCGAAAGCGCGTTGCTGCGCGTGGTGCTGGATGGGCGCGGTGCCGATACCGTGCGCTGGTTCGGCAGCCAATTGCGCGTCAAGACGTTTTCCTGGCATGAAGGCGATGGCGCGGCCCGGCATCGGCTGGGTGGCGCCGCAGGCTGGCTGGCCGACGGTACGCCGGTCTGGTTCGCCGGCGAGGGCGCCAGTGCGAGCATCCTGCGCCAGTGGGCGCCACGCCTGGCGGCGGCGTTGCCGCCGGCCCGACCGGAAGACAGCGGCTGCGTAATGGTCGACTACTTTGCCCGCTACCCGGTGCGCAGCGTGCGCGGCGCCGATGGCGACGTCAGCGCCGGTGCGCTGAACGGGCGCTACGTCGTTACCTTCGAAAACGGCAACAGCCTGGCGTTGCGCAGCAATGGCGAGCTGCAGGTGGAGCGGGGCAGCGACGAGCGGCCGCGGGTGCGCGGGCGACTCGGCGTCAACGAATACGTCGCGCGCGTAATCGACCGCGAGGGCAGCACCCGGGACCCCGAGGCGGCCAAGGCGCTGGCTGTCGCCGCGCGCAGCTACCTGCAGCAGAACGCCCGGCTGGTGGCCGGCTGCCAGCAGATCGCCGACAGCAGCGCGCGCCAGCGCGTCAGCCCGAACCCTGCGACACCCGAAGCGCTGGCCCTGGCGCGCTGGACCGACCAGCTGGTGGTCGATGGCGTCACGGTCCGCTACCACCGGGACACCGCGGCCGCCGACACGCTGGTGTGGTCGCAGGCTGTCGCGCAGGCGCGCCAGGGCAAGCGCTTCGACGAACTGCTGGCGGCGGCTTACCCGGCCGGTTCGCTGGCGGTCGCCGGCAACAGCGGCACGCGCTGCAAGCGGCTGGCGCGCAACGAAGCCTGGCTGGCGGCGGCGCTGCCGCGCTGGCGCCGGCAACTGGTGCGGGAAGCCGGCTACGAAGCGCCGCCGGCTCTGCCCATCGTCTGCGAGCTGGCCAGCGGCATGCCGTACTCCGAGCAATCGCGCAACCGCATCTTCATGCGTCCGCTGGCGACGCGCGAGGACCGCATCACGCTGGCGCACGAATACCTGCACATCGGCCTGCGGCAACACCCGCGCGGCCAGGACGAGCAGTACGTCGAGCGGCTGGCGCGCCGGCTCGTCGATATCGACCTGGAGACGTTATGA
- a CDS encoding DUF2135 domain-containing protein codes for MRACRTFVTVLLALAAWPAPAQDRAVVSPQGGWNRAGLTDRSQELAVNYPYALIDRGTQSNRRMIEGQLRQASKQRPFHKLVVNGNPTPLYSGEDGRYARAYSFGAGSNSVEVRAPDGKSLKRIQFYETNTARPQAMIQVIAAWDDNQAEVDLHIVTPDGQHAYFGHPVLTNGGGLDVDTVDGPGPENFMMTAPQRGLYQVWINYWGNFGSDGYHFDESTRQRPIITTRITLVFHENTARERREEFVVPLRSIGELTLVKTFKF; via the coding sequence ATGAGAGCTTGTCGCACGTTCGTCACCGTGTTGCTGGCGCTGGCCGCCTGGCCCGCACCGGCGCAGGACCGCGCTGTCGTGTCACCCCAGGGCGGCTGGAATCGCGCTGGCTTGACGGACCGCTCGCAGGAGCTGGCCGTCAATTACCCGTATGCGCTGATCGATCGCGGCACGCAGTCGAACCGCCGCATGATCGAGGGGCAGCTGCGCCAGGCCAGCAAGCAGCGGCCGTTCCACAAGCTGGTCGTCAATGGCAACCCTACGCCGCTGTACTCGGGCGAAGACGGCCGCTATGCGCGCGCCTATTCGTTCGGCGCGGGCTCGAACAGCGTGGAGGTGCGCGCGCCGGACGGCAAGTCGCTCAAGCGCATCCAGTTCTACGAGACGAACACGGCGCGGCCGCAGGCGATGATCCAGGTGATCGCGGCCTGGGACGACAACCAGGCCGAGGTCGACCTGCACATCGTCACACCGGACGGTCAGCACGCCTACTTCGGCCATCCCGTGCTGACCAATGGCGGTGGCCTGGATGTCGACACGGTGGACGGTCCGGGTCCGGAGAACTTCATGATGACGGCGCCGCAGCGCGGCCTGTACCAGGTGTGGATCAACTACTGGGGCAATTTCGGCAGCGACGGCTATCACTTCGACGAGTCGACGCGCCAGCGGCCCATCATCACGACGCGCATCACGCTCGTCTTCCACGAGAACACGGCAAGGGAGCGGCGCGAGGAATTCGTCGTCCCGTTGCGCAGCATCGGCGAGCTGACACTCGTCAAAACCTTCAAATTCTGA
- a CDS encoding DUF2135 domain-containing protein — protein sequence MKLISTGLLAAVLVPALAGAQVTADAPKSGWRNSAGARETYSQEVNYPASSVNLQPGQSETAQIRGRIANAPKGKPATLVVNGVAMPLELDENGRYGRPYGFGNGSNSVEVRAPEGKGRARTQFYDNYEGKTQARLRVVLSWDSPGTDLDLHVVTPEGGHAWYGNRVTSDGGALDVDVTTGYGPEIFSSAAPPKGNYHVYVNYFGSGADQSILTIAQVAIITNENTPREKQQVFRVPMRAAGELTLVKSFVFP from the coding sequence ATGAAGCTTATCTCTACTGGCCTGCTGGCTGCTGTCCTGGTTCCTGCCCTGGCGGGGGCGCAAGTGACGGCCGACGCGCCCAAGTCCGGCTGGCGCAATTCGGCCGGCGCGCGCGAAACGTACTCGCAGGAAGTCAATTATCCGGCCAGCTCCGTCAACCTGCAGCCGGGGCAGAGCGAGACGGCGCAGATTCGCGGCCGCATCGCCAATGCACCGAAGGGCAAGCCGGCCACGCTGGTCGTCAATGGCGTGGCGATGCCGCTGGAACTGGACGAGAACGGCCGCTACGGCCGGCCGTATGGTTTCGGCAATGGCTCGAACAGCGTCGAGGTGCGCGCGCCGGAGGGCAAGGGCCGCGCCCGCACACAGTTCTACGACAACTACGAAGGGAAAACGCAGGCGCGCCTGCGTGTGGTGCTGTCGTGGGACAGCCCTGGAACGGACCTGGACCTGCATGTGGTGACGCCTGAAGGTGGCCACGCCTGGTACGGCAATCGCGTGACCAGCGATGGCGGCGCACTCGACGTGGACGTCACGACGGGATACGGGCCCGAAATTTTCTCCAGTGCCGCACCGCCAAAGGGAAATTATCACGTTTACGTCAATTACTTCGGCAGTGGTGCCGATCAGTCCATATTGACGATTGCGCAAGTGGCGATTATCACCAATGAAAACACCCCACGTGAAAAGCAGCAGGTGTTTCGTGTACCGATGCGTGCCGCAGGCGAGCTGACGCTGGTGAAGTCGTTCGTGTTTCCCTGA
- a CDS encoding GNAT family protein: MNNEFTTSVPYLHTERLLLREYRKEDFDLFAAHIADPVSSAHLVPADRPAAWRIFCAQAGLWLIHGAGWWAVEDKQSGQLVGTVGAFFREDATVIELGWNTYRAFWGRGYANEAAAAALNHAFEVRREPAVRALIASANESSLRVARRLGLAYTGEMALYGKAVGIYTRERESPDAQGSAE; encoded by the coding sequence ATGAATAACGAGTTCACCACTTCTGTTCCATACCTTCATACGGAACGGCTCCTGCTTCGTGAATATCGAAAGGAGGACTTCGACCTGTTCGCGGCACATATCGCCGACCCTGTAAGCTCGGCCCACCTGGTGCCGGCTGACCGCCCTGCTGCATGGCGAATCTTCTGTGCGCAAGCAGGACTATGGCTCATCCATGGCGCCGGGTGGTGGGCTGTCGAGGATAAGCAGAGTGGTCAGCTGGTCGGCACGGTCGGCGCGTTCTTTCGCGAAGACGCCACAGTCATCGAGCTGGGCTGGAATACCTATCGCGCCTTTTGGGGCCGGGGATACGCGAACGAAGCGGCGGCGGCAGCCTTGAACCATGCCTTCGAGGTCCGGCGCGAACCAGCTGTTCGGGCACTCATCGCTTCAGCGAACGAGTCATCGCTGCGCGTTGCCAGGCGCCTTGGCCTGGCTTATACCGGGGAAATGGCGTTATATGGCAAAGCGGTCGGCATTTATACGCGCGAGCGGGAAAGCCCCGATGCCCAGGGCAGCGCTGAATGA
- a CDS encoding acyloxyacyl hydrolase → MKKIIAAMAALVAAQAAIAADGKLVDTTYGEFGSASKVRMGRLGATQDWKPSWSWFESNGTHLTGYWDASIGYWQLRQYKNVPGDKSHIVDIGFTPVFRFENTNKLGLYAEIGIGAHLLSHHYDNNDDGLSTAFQFGDHIGIGYVFNKNWEIALKMQHFSNGSIKKPNSGVDYGVLKLAYRF, encoded by the coding sequence ATGAAGAAAATCATCGCGGCGATGGCCGCCCTGGTGGCCGCGCAGGCGGCAATCGCCGCCGACGGCAAACTGGTCGATACCACATATGGCGAATTCGGCTCCGCGTCGAAAGTGCGCATGGGGCGCCTCGGCGCCACGCAAGACTGGAAACCCAGCTGGAGCTGGTTCGAATCGAATGGCACGCACCTGACGGGTTACTGGGACGCCAGCATCGGCTACTGGCAACTGCGCCAGTACAAGAATGTACCGGGCGATAAATCGCATATCGTCGACATCGGCTTTACCCCGGTGTTCCGCTTTGAGAACACCAACAAGCTGGGTCTGTATGCGGAGATCGGCATCGGCGCGCACCTGCTGTCCCACCACTACGACAACAACGACGATGGCCTGTCGACGGCGTTCCAGTTCGGCGACCATATCGGTATCGGCTATGTCTTCAACAAGAACTGGGAAATCGCGCTGAAAATGCAGCACTTTTCGAATGGCAGCATCAAGAAGCCCAACAGCGGCGTCGATTACGGCGTGCTCAAGCTGGCTTACCGTTTCTGA
- a CDS encoding NAD(P)-dependent oxidoreductase, whose translation MFSKIAFLGIGLMGEPMVRRLRAARLPVHVWNRTASKAEALAETGAVPAALLGEAVRDADLVITMLEAGPVVGEVLAAALPALRQNTLWIDMSSTRQAEAQDFHARLTAAGCRFVDAPVSGGVGGAQAGTLAIMAGGSEADIEQARPVLEAMGRLTRVGPAGAGQVAKLCNQLIVGGTINIVAEALLLAQAAGADPAAVRAAIRGGFAESRVLEVHGQRMLERNFIPGGQVTTQLKDMHNILAAAAAAGVALPVTSLVTERYESIREVYPQADHAAALLALERLNPGQRVGDAPDRLPD comes from the coding sequence TTGTTTTCGAAAATCGCTTTTCTTGGTATTGGACTGATGGGTGAGCCCATGGTCCGCCGCCTGCGCGCGGCCCGGCTGCCGGTGCACGTGTGGAACCGCACCGCCAGCAAGGCCGAGGCCCTGGCCGAAACTGGCGCCGTGCCGGCGGCACTCCTCGGGGAGGCCGTGCGCGATGCCGACCTCGTCATCACGATGCTGGAAGCCGGACCCGTCGTCGGTGAGGTCCTGGCGGCCGCCCTGCCTGCGCTGCGTCAGAACACGCTGTGGATCGACATGAGCTCGACGCGGCAGGCCGAGGCCCAGGACTTCCACGCCAGGCTGACGGCGGCAGGCTGCCGCTTTGTCGACGCCCCCGTGTCCGGTGGCGTCGGCGGCGCCCAGGCCGGCACGCTGGCGATCATGGCTGGTGGCAGCGAAGCGGACATCGAGCAGGCGCGCCCCGTGCTGGAAGCCATGGGACGCTTGACCCGCGTCGGCCCCGCCGGTGCTGGCCAGGTGGCGAAGTTGTGCAACCAACTGATCGTGGGCGGGACGATCAACATCGTTGCCGAGGCGCTGCTGCTGGCCCAGGCAGCCGGTGCCGATCCGGCGGCCGTGCGCGCGGCGATCCGCGGAGGTTTTGCGGAGAGCCGTGTCCTGGAAGTGCACGGTCAGCGCATGCTGGAGCGAAATTTCATCCCTGGCGGCCAGGTCACGACGCAACTGAAGGACATGCACAATATCCTGGCCGCGGCCGCCGCGGCCGGCGTCGCCTTGCCCGTCACGAGCCTGGTGACGGAACGGTATGAATCGATCCGGGAGGTGTACCCGCAGGCCGACCATGCGGCCGCGCTGCTGGCACTGGAGCGGCTGAATCCGGGCCAGCGCGTGGGCGACGCGCCGGACCGGTTGCCGGACTGA